One genomic segment of Pseudomonadota bacterium includes these proteins:
- the leuB gene encoding 3-isopropylmalate dehydrogenase, with product MKAKIAVIAGDGIGPEVIDEGVRILEQVASRFGHEFTLTNAPFGGIAIDLHGDPLPQSTLDICLAADAVLLGAIGGPKWGPSAPVRPEQGLLRLRRELGVYANLRPIKLHPALRDSSVLKPEILDGVDLVFVRELTGGIYFGAKTRTATLATDLCSYSASEIERITRVAGRLAMTRRKKIVSIDKSNVLETSRLWREIAEHVVHSEFPEVELEHMLVDSAAMHLLKRPREFDVMLTENMFGDILTDEGAMLASSLGVLPSASLGDGSRGVYEPIHGSAPDIAGKGIANPIGTILSVAMLLRHSLKLEREAESIEQAVDRVISAGARTADIAEHGRPSMSTRRMGDAVLAQLTTG from the coding sequence GTGAAAGCAAAGATAGCCGTCATCGCCGGTGACGGCATCGGTCCCGAAGTGATCGACGAAGGTGTCCGGATTCTCGAACAGGTCGCCAGCCGTTTCGGCCACGAATTCACGCTGACGAACGCGCCGTTCGGCGGCATCGCCATCGACCTGCACGGCGATCCGCTGCCGCAGTCGACCCTCGACATCTGCCTCGCGGCCGATGCGGTGTTGTTAGGCGCCATTGGCGGTCCGAAATGGGGCCCGTCCGCGCCGGTGCGCCCGGAGCAGGGTCTGCTCAGGCTGCGCCGCGAGCTCGGCGTGTACGCCAACCTGCGGCCCATCAAGCTGCACCCCGCCCTGCGCGACTCCTCCGTACTCAAGCCGGAAATTCTCGACGGCGTCGATCTCGTATTCGTGCGCGAGCTCACCGGCGGCATCTACTTCGGCGCCAAGACGCGCACGGCGACGCTCGCCACCGACCTGTGCAGCTACTCCGCCAGCGAGATCGAACGCATCACGCGCGTGGCCGGCCGCCTGGCGATGACCCGCCGCAAGAAGATCGTATCGATCGACAAATCGAACGTACTCGAAACGTCGCGCCTGTGGCGAGAGATCGCCGAACACGTCGTGCATTCCGAATTCCCCGAGGTGGAGCTCGAGCACATGCTGGTCGATTCCGCGGCCATGCACCTGCTCAAGCGGCCGCGCGAATTCGACGTGATGCTCACGGAAAACATGTTCGGCGACATCCTCACCGACGAAGGCGCCATGCTCGCAAGCTCGCTCGGCGTATTGCCGTCGGCTTCGCTCGGCGATGGATCACGCGGTGTTTACGAACCCATCCATGGCTCGGCGCCCGACATCGCGGGCAAGGGAATCGCGAACCCGATCGGGACCATCCTGAGCGTCGCGATGCTGTTGCGGCATTCGCTCAAGCTCGAACGCGAAGCGGAGTCCATCGAGCAGGCCGTCGACCGCGTGATCTCCGCCGGCGCGCGCACGGCCGACATCGCCGAACATGGCCGGCCGTCGATGTCGACGCGCCGCATGGGCGATGCGGTGCTCGCGCAGCTGACCACTGGCTAA
- a CDS encoding branched-chain amino acid transaminase: MPIPATKYIWFNGKLVPWEKATVHVLSHALHYGSSVFEGVRAYETPRGPAIFRLKDHTHRLFDSAKIYRMNIPFSEDQINHACREVIAQNGLARGAYLRPVAFRGYGEAGVVPKIDPPIEVAIAGWEWGKYLGAAEDEGVDVCVSSWQRVAPNTIPAMAKAGGNYLSSQLIGLEAKRLGFVEGIGLSSDGTVSEGAGENLFIVKDDVIYTPGLAHSLLGGLTRHTVITLAKEFGIEVREMAVPRELLYIADELFFTGTATEVAAIRSVDAIQIGNGKRGPVTAKIQAAYFGLVQGKTQDKYGWLDYVDMNAPRVAVAG, encoded by the coding sequence ATGCCCATACCCGCAACGAAATACATCTGGTTCAACGGCAAGCTGGTTCCCTGGGAAAAGGCGACCGTGCACGTGTTGTCGCATGCGCTGCACTACGGCTCATCGGTGTTCGAAGGCGTGCGCGCCTACGAAACGCCGCGCGGTCCCGCCATTTTCCGGCTCAAGGATCACACGCACCGGTTGTTCGACTCCGCGAAGATCTACCGCATGAACATCCCGTTCAGCGAAGACCAGATCAACCATGCCTGCCGCGAAGTGATCGCGCAGAACGGCTTGGCGCGCGGCGCGTACCTGCGGCCCGTCGCCTTCCGTGGGTACGGCGAGGCGGGTGTGGTGCCGAAGATCGATCCGCCCATCGAAGTGGCGATCGCCGGCTGGGAGTGGGGCAAGTATCTCGGCGCCGCGGAAGACGAAGGGGTCGACGTCTGCGTGTCGTCGTGGCAGCGCGTCGCGCCGAATACGATTCCCGCCATGGCCAAGGCCGGCGGCAACTATCTATCGAGCCAGTTGATCGGCCTGGAGGCGAAACGCCTCGGCTTCGTCGAGGGCATCGGATTGTCGTCGGACGGCACGGTGAGCGAAGGTGCCGGTGAGAACCTGTTCATCGTGAAAGACGACGTGATCTACACCCCGGGCCTGGCGCATTCGCTGCTCGGCGGCCTCACGCGCCACACGGTGATCACACTGGCGAAGGAGTTCGGCATCGAAGTGCGCGAGATGGCCGTGCCGCGCGAGTTGCTCTACATCGCCGACGAGTTGTTCTTCACCGGCACGGCCACCGAAGTGGCTGCGATCCGCTCTGTGGACGCCATCCAGATCGGCAACGGCAAACGCGGCCCCGTCACCGCGAAAATCCAGGCGGCCTACTTCGGCCTCGTGCAAGGCAAGACGCAGGACAAGTACGGCTGGCTCGACTACGTCGACATGAATGCACCACGCGTGGCGGTGGCGGGATAG
- the metB gene encoding cystathionine gamma-synthase, producing the protein MTKLTLDTRAVRAGLENCDVTGAVVPPLHLSSTYAFRGFGDKRKYDYSRSGNPTRDLLAEALNDLEGGAGAVITGSGMGAITLVGHILPVGARVIVPHDCYGGTFRLFTAWKKRGELDVEFVDFGNAAAVSAALSKPAALVWIETPSNPLLRITDIADISKRAHAIGALVAADNTFLSPGWQLPLQLGADIVVHSTTKYINGHSDVVGGAVIAATKEIGEQLAWWANCLGLTGSAFDSYLTLRGLRTLHVRLKEHGRNAQAVAEFLAKQKNVKCVYFPGLPSHPGHDLARRQQTGFGAIVTLEVEGGTTGAKNFCEALELFSLAESLGGVESLVAHPATMTHAAMAPEARAAAGLVDGLLRLSIGIESTDDLLRDLAAGIAALG; encoded by the coding sequence ATGACGAAGCTGACCCTGGACACCCGCGCCGTGCGCGCGGGCCTCGAAAACTGCGATGTGACCGGTGCCGTGGTACCACCACTGCACCTGTCTTCCACCTACGCCTTCCGCGGCTTCGGTGACAAACGCAAATACGACTACAGCCGCTCGGGAAATCCGACGCGCGACCTTTTGGCCGAGGCACTCAACGATCTGGAGGGCGGGGCGGGCGCGGTCATCACCGGCTCCGGCATGGGTGCGATCACCTTGGTGGGGCACATCCTGCCCGTCGGAGCGCGCGTGATCGTGCCGCACGACTGTTATGGCGGCACCTTCCGGCTGTTCACTGCCTGGAAGAAACGCGGCGAGCTCGACGTGGAGTTCGTGGATTTCGGCAATGCCGCCGCGGTGAGCGCCGCGTTGTCGAAGCCCGCCGCGCTGGTGTGGATCGAAACACCGAGCAACCCGCTGTTGCGCATCACCGATATCGCCGACATTTCGAAGCGCGCGCACGCGATCGGTGCGCTGGTGGCGGCGGACAACACCTTCCTGTCGCCGGGCTGGCAGCTGCCATTGCAGCTGGGTGCCGACATCGTGGTGCATTCGACCACCAAGTACATCAATGGCCACAGCGATGTCGTCGGCGGCGCGGTCATCGCGGCGACGAAGGAAATTGGCGAGCAACTCGCCTGGTGGGCGAATTGCCTGGGTCTCACGGGCTCTGCCTTCGACAGCTATCTCACGTTGCGCGGACTGCGCACGTTGCACGTGCGTCTCAAGGAACACGGCCGCAACGCGCAGGCGGTAGCGGAGTTCCTGGCGAAGCAGAAGAACGTGAAGTGCGTATATTTTCCGGGACTGCCTTCGCACCCGGGCCACGACCTCGCCAGGCGTCAGCAGACCGGCTTTGGCGCGATCGTGACGCTCGAAGTCGAAGGCGGCACGACGGGCGCGAAGAACTTCTGTGAGGCGCTCGAGTTGTTTTCGCTGGCGGAATCCCTGGGTGGAGTCGAAAGCCTCGTCGCGCATCCCGCGACGATGACCCATGCGGCGATGGCGCCCGAAGCGCGCGCCGCCGCGGGGCTGGTCGATGGATTGCTGCGGCTGTCGATCGGTATCGAGTCCACGGACGATCTGCTGCGCGACCTGGCGGCTGGCATCGCGGCGCTCGGGTAA
- the leuC gene encoding 3-isopropylmalate dehydratase large subunit: MQPKTMFEKVWDDHVVVPETAETPAVLFIDLHLTHEVTTPQAYTELRSRGLKLRRPDLTLATMDHSTPTRTEQVFGGVPIAVDSAARQVKQLEINAAEFGVELFNLQDSRRGIVHIIGPELGITQPGKTIVCGDSHTSTHGAFGALAFGIGTTEVGHVLATQCLLQRQPKTFAINVTNRLPAGVTAKDLILAIIGKIGVAGGTGHVLEFRGPAIEAMSMDERMTICNMSIEAGARAGMIAPDATTFEYLANTPRAPKGAAWDAAVAHWSKLPSDPGAVYDRSVDIDAAALVPMVTYGTHPGMVAPVNGNVPASGDAVFEKALAYMGLTAGEAIADVPVNNVFVGSCTNGRLSDLRNAARVLRGHKLAQGVKMLVVPGSQAVKRAAEAEGLDQVFLAAGAEWRESGCSMCLGMNGDLVPSGHYSISTSNRNFEGRQGKGARTLLASPETAAASAIRGRVTDPREFTN, encoded by the coding sequence ATGCAACCCAAGACAATGTTCGAAAAGGTGTGGGACGACCACGTGGTCGTACCTGAAACCGCCGAAACGCCCGCCGTACTGTTCATCGATCTGCACCTCACGCACGAAGTGACCACCCCGCAGGCGTACACGGAACTGCGTTCGCGCGGCCTCAAGCTGCGCCGGCCGGACCTGACTCTCGCAACCATGGATCACTCGACACCCACGCGCACCGAGCAGGTGTTCGGCGGCGTGCCGATCGCAGTCGATTCCGCGGCCCGGCAGGTCAAACAACTCGAGATCAATGCGGCCGAGTTCGGCGTGGAGCTGTTCAACCTGCAGGACAGCCGGCGCGGCATCGTGCACATCATCGGGCCCGAGCTTGGGATCACGCAGCCCGGCAAGACCATCGTCTGCGGCGATTCGCACACTTCGACGCACGGCGCCTTTGGCGCCCTCGCCTTCGGCATCGGCACCACCGAAGTCGGCCACGTGCTCGCCACGCAGTGCCTGCTGCAACGCCAGCCGAAAACATTCGCGATCAACGTCACGAACCGCCTTCCGGCGGGAGTGACCGCTAAGGACCTGATCCTCGCCATCATCGGCAAGATCGGCGTCGCGGGCGGCACCGGCCACGTGCTCGAGTTCCGCGGCCCCGCCATCGAAGCCATGTCGATGGACGAGCGCATGACCATCTGCAACATGTCGATCGAAGCCGGTGCGCGCGCCGGCATGATCGCGCCCGACGCGACCACGTTCGAATATCTCGCCAACACGCCGCGCGCGCCCAAGGGCGCCGCGTGGGACGCCGCCGTCGCGCACTGGAGCAAACTACCCAGCGATCCGGGCGCGGTGTACGACCGCTCCGTGGACATCGACGCCGCCGCGCTCGTGCCCATGGTCACCTACGGCACTCACCCCGGCATGGTGGCGCCCGTCAATGGCAACGTACCCGCCAGCGGCGATGCCGTGTTCGAGAAGGCGCTGGCGTACATGGGCCTTACCGCCGGCGAAGCGATCGCCGACGTGCCCGTCAACAACGTGTTCGTCGGCAGCTGCACCAACGGCCGCCTTTCCGACCTGCGCAACGCGGCGCGCGTCTTGCGCGGCCACAAGCTCGCGCAGGGCGTGAAGATGCTGGTGGTGCCGGGATCGCAGGCCGTCAAACGCGCTGCCGAAGCCGAAGGCCTCGACCAGGTGTTCCTTGCCGCCGGCGCCGAATGGCGCGAGAGCGGCTGCTCCATGTGCCTCGGCATGAACGGCGACCTCGTTCCGTCCGGCCACTACTCCATCAGCACCAGCAATCGCAATTTCGAAGGCCGTCAGGGCAAGGGCGCGCGTACGCTGCTCGCCAGCCCCGAAACCGCCGCCGCCTCCGCCATCCGCGGACGCGTGACCGATCCGCGTGAATTCACCAACTAA
- a CDS encoding YerC/YecD family TrpR-related protein, producing MKQHRNVTARQEALSERSLFAAVLTLKNVDECRAFFRDLCTPAELQAIADRWAVVDWLQKGVPYREIHRLTGVSVTTIGRVARCLADGNGGYSIAVNRLQRHA from the coding sequence ATGAAGCAACACCGTAACGTCACCGCCCGCCAGGAAGCTCTTTCCGAGCGCAGCCTGTTCGCCGCCGTGTTGACGCTCAAGAACGTGGACGAATGCCGCGCCTTCTTTCGCGACCTGTGCACGCCGGCCGAATTGCAGGCCATCGCCGACCGCTGGGCGGTGGTGGACTGGCTGCAGAAAGGTGTGCCCTACCGCGAGATCCACCGCCTCACCGGCGTCAGCGTCACGACCATCGGACGCGTGGCGCGCTGCCTGGCCGACGGCAACGGCGGCTATTCGATCGCCGTCAATCGTCTGCAGCGCCACGCCTGA
- the leuD gene encoding 3-isopropylmalate dehydratase small subunit: MPAVKTIRSRTVALPATNIDTDQIIPARFLTSTSKSGFGKHLFADWRYDGAGNPNADFALNQPAAAGAHILVAGRNIGCGSSREHAAWALLDFGIQAVISTEFADIFRTNSLKNGLLPLVVDEPTHAWLLANPGVEVSIDVESTTLTLPNGTVVKFPLEGFARFCLLNGVDELGYLLSQSAAISTYEHKPR; this comes from the coding sequence ATGCCCGCCGTCAAAACCATCCGTTCCCGCACCGTCGCGCTGCCCGCGACCAACATCGACACCGACCAGATCATCCCGGCGCGATTCCTGACTTCGACCTCGAAGTCGGGCTTCGGCAAACACCTGTTCGCCGACTGGCGTTATGACGGCGCCGGAAATCCGAACGCGGATTTCGCGCTGAACCAGCCCGCCGCCGCCGGCGCGCACATCCTGGTCGCCGGCCGCAACATCGGCTGCGGTTCCTCGCGCGAACACGCCGCCTGGGCGCTGCTCGATTTCGGCATCCAGGCCGTGATCAGCACCGAGTTCGCGGACATCTTCCGCACCAACAGCCTGAAGAACGGCTTGTTGCCGCTGGTCGTGGACGAGCCGACACATGCCTGGTTGCTGGCCAATCCAGGCGTCGAGGTTTCCATCGACGTGGAATCCACCACGCTGACCTTGCCGAACGGCACGGTCGTGAAGTTCCCGCTCGAGGGCTTCGCGCGGTTTTGCCTGCTGAACGGCGTCGACGAGCTGGGTTACCTGCTGTCGCAAAGCGCCGCGATCTCCACCTACGAACACAAGCCTCGCTGA
- a CDS encoding homoserine O-succinyltransferase, with amino-acid sequence MSNDNQTVSRNAAAADAGAGNLTQVREGVLAVPGEMKLHFGGTLESVSIAWRLAGPANAPVVVALGGISASRRVWIPDEPRGGWWHEVVGPKLALDTQRFRILSFDYLGASADSTGSRDGAPFPTVSAYDQAELLLRLINHLGIASLRAITGASYGGMVALAFGERYPDRVSRLIVVSAADRAHPMASAWRVVQRRIVKFAIESGQPAQGLELARALAMATYRSPEEFAARFAGAARRNEDGQHVLPVEEYLFARGAEYAQRYRPDSFICLSESIDLHRVDTARIFAPVTAIAVREDQLVPLGDMRAMVARLPNAELHEISSVYGHDAFLKENRRLAPIFANVLNDLSGTAG; translated from the coding sequence ATGAGCAACGACAACCAGACCGTTTCCCGTAACGCCGCCGCAGCAGACGCCGGCGCCGGTAACCTCACGCAGGTGCGCGAGGGAGTTCTCGCAGTGCCCGGCGAGATGAAACTGCATTTCGGCGGCACGCTCGAATCCGTGTCGATCGCATGGCGGCTGGCCGGTCCGGCCAACGCGCCCGTGGTGGTCGCGCTCGGTGGCATCTCCGCCTCGCGGCGGGTGTGGATCCCGGACGAGCCGCGTGGCGGCTGGTGGCACGAAGTCGTCGGTCCGAAGCTGGCGCTCGACACGCAGCGCTTTCGCATCCTGAGTTTCGACTATCTCGGCGCCAGTGCCGATTCCACCGGTTCGCGTGATGGCGCGCCGTTCCCGACGGTGTCGGCGTACGACCAGGCCGAACTACTGCTGCGGCTCATCAACCACCTCGGCATCGCTTCGCTGCGCGCCATCACCGGCGCGTCGTACGGCGGCATGGTCGCGCTGGCGTTCGGCGAGCGTTACCCGGACCGCGTCTCGCGGCTCATCGTCGTCAGCGCCGCGGATCGCGCGCATCCGATGGCCAGCGCCTGGCGCGTCGTGCAGCGGCGCATCGTGAAATTCGCGATCGAATCCGGACAACCGGCGCAGGGCCTGGAGCTGGCGCGGGCGCTCGCCATGGCCACCTATCGCAGCCCCGAGGAATTCGCCGCGCGGTTCGCGGGCGCGGCGCGCCGCAACGAGGACGGCCAGCACGTGTTGCCGGTCGAGGAATACCTGTTCGCGCGCGGCGCCGAATACGCGCAGCGATACCGGCCCGATTCGTTCATCTGTTTGTCCGAATCCATCGACCTGCATCGCGTGGACACGGCGCGCATCTTCGCGCCGGTCACTGCGATCGCGGTGCGCGAGGATCAACTCGTGCCGCTTGGCGACATGCGCGCAATGGTCGCCCGATTGCCGAATGCCGAGCTGCACGAAATTTCCTCGGTGTACGGACACGATGCCTTTCTCAAGGAGAACCGGCGCCTCGCGCCGATCTTCGCCAACGTATTGAACGATCTATCAGGAACCGCCGGATGA
- the hisG gene encoding ATP phosphoribosyltransferase — translation MTPNDKDQRLKLAVQKSGRLTDPSLELLKSCGLKLSRGRDQLMGFGENMPLDVLFVRDDDIPDLVQEDVCDLGLVGRNVLEEKRLELLSRGHAANFTELCTLEYGRCRLSLAVPEGFNYEGPRSISGKRIATTYPFTLERFLRERNITAEIVTLSGAVEIAPRLGRADLICDLVSTGSTLQANHMREVETVLLSQALLIRTPVALSEAKQEWVERLLLRVDGVQQVKESKYIMLHAPRSQLQEIRRLLPGSKTPTIIPLEGSDELVAVHAVCRENVFWETLESLKKAGASSLLVLPVEKMLA, via the coding sequence ATGACTCCCAACGACAAAGACCAACGCCTCAAGCTCGCCGTGCAGAAATCCGGTCGACTCACCGACCCCTCGCTCGAGTTGCTCAAGAGCTGTGGGCTCAAACTATCGCGCGGCCGCGATCAGCTCATGGGCTTCGGCGAGAACATGCCGCTCGACGTGTTGTTCGTGCGTGACGACGACATTCCCGATCTCGTGCAGGAAGACGTCTGCGATCTCGGACTGGTCGGCCGCAACGTGCTCGAAGAGAAGCGCCTCGAGCTGCTTTCGCGAGGCCATGCCGCCAACTTCACCGAATTGTGCACGCTCGAATATGGCCGTTGCCGTCTGTCGCTGGCCGTGCCCGAAGGATTCAACTACGAGGGTCCGCGCTCGATCTCGGGTAAACGCATCGCGACTACCTACCCGTTCACGCTCGAACGATTCCTGCGCGAACGCAACATCACCGCGGAGATCGTCACGTTGTCGGGCGCGGTGGAGATCGCGCCGCGCCTTGGCCGAGCCGACCTCATCTGCGACCTGGTATCGACCGGCTCGACCTTGCAGGCCAACCACATGCGCGAGGTCGAAACGGTTTTACTGAGCCAGGCGTTGTTGATCCGCACGCCGGTCGCCTTGTCCGAAGCAAAGCAGGAATGGGTCGAGCGGCTGCTGCTGCGCGTCGACGGCGTTCAGCAGGTAAAGGAAAGCAAATACATCATGCTGCACGCGCCGCGCTCGCAGCTGCAGGAGATTCGCCGGCTGCTGCCGGGCAGCAAGACTCCCACCATCATTCCACTCGAAGGCTCGGATGAGCTGGTCGCCGTTCACGCCGTGTGCCGCGAAAACGTGTTCTGGGAGACGCTCGAGAGTCTCAAGAAAGCCGGCGCGAGTTCGCTGCTGGTGTTGCCCGTCGAGAAAATGCTGGCCTAG